One window of the Benincasa hispida cultivar B227 chromosome 3, ASM972705v1, whole genome shotgun sequence genome contains the following:
- the LOC120073267 gene encoding uncharacterized protein LOC120073267: protein MNFLLSNRPICFSCLHSQAPNNLFHSPLFHRENPNLLICFQKRCLPKTSIFCSAGDYNLTNSARYGGWDDNGLVSDSDQFHNFLVSLGIDHKRHLFTFLFGFLCALAIARVKVSSIAVFPASVFVFAVGFSIGFVRGGSVDDLNLLGNKSRGKEEISGFHAENLRSLVEFFDGFSVKLDNLKCNIQNAIDSREITLGDLESYVKVLESNDLSTSNSRKIVEALINNGSNSKAVILENHKPSRKVKDLGDVGFELLQSFGSLLGEKLVGSKPNKVKNNVKPQMPLNSVGSQTKRSSIPSEVGSIDTATDSNPAINSNAVEESRKRHAMEKDYFTRINITQERERINSKGMHESSKRFIDGEEYGYQNNRVQYQHNYLNISNMGLNNKLESSRFSDNLIDPEDYSFKMKHRETKTSFVEERGFEENNGAYRSSHITNSERELYRSHFREEEASKKESSHLIDQPFGEENEVASSSSSMIYDDAMFNKCLMEANDLLKQAKDLMKYRRDEEHVEVILCQSASLLAKATTMKPMSLLAVGQLGNTYLLHGELKLRISRELRRLLAGKEPVSIGKWFEMVEGLDDSITRRDKLTSILISVCEECEELLVMAGRRYRMALSIDRNDVRALYNWGLALSFRAQLIADVGPEAAFDADKVFLAAIDKFDAMMSRGNVYAPEALFRWGMTLQQRSQLRPNNSKEKAKLLLQAKRLYEDSLNMNSDNVKVREALMSCISELQFGQY, encoded by the exons atGAATTTCCTGCTTTCTAACAGACCCATTTGTTTTTCCTGTCTTCATTCCCAAGCTCCTAATAATCTCTTTCACTCTCCTTTATTTCACCGCGAAAACCCAAATCTCCTAATCTGTTTTCAGAAGAGATGCCTTCCCAAAACCTCCATATTCTGCTCCGCCGGAGATTATAATCTGACGAACTCCGCTAGATACGGTGGCTGGGACGATAATGGACTTGTAAGTGATTCAGATCAGTTCCATAATTTTTTGGTTTCCCTTGGCATCGATCATAAAAGACATTTGTTCACATTTCTCTTCGGGTTCTTATGTGCTCTGGCCATTGCCAGAGTTAAAGTCTCTTCAATTGCTGTTTTCCCAgcttctgtttttgtttttgctgTTGGATTTTCTATTGGGTTTGTTCGTGGTGGAAGTGTAGATGATCTAAATTTACTTGGGAATAAAAGTCGGGGGAAAGAGGAAATTTCTGGGTTTCACGCTGAGAATTTAAGAAGTTTGGTGGAGTTTTTTGATGGGTTTTCCGTCAAACTTGATAATTTGAAATGTAATATACAGAATGCTATTGATTCTAGGGAAATTACACTTGGTGATTTAGAAAGCTATGTCAAGGTTTTAGAATCGAATGATCTTTCAACTTCCAATTCTAGAAAGATTGTCGAGGCTTTGATTAATAATGGAAGCAACTCCAAAGCTGTTATTCTTGAGAATCATAAACCAAGTAGAAAAGTTAAAGACCTAGGAGACGTGGGGTTTGAGCTTTTGCAATCCTTTGGCAGTTTGCTTGGAGAAAAGTTGGTTGGTTCTAAGCCTAACAAAGTTAAAAACAATGTTAAGCCACAAATGCCACTTAATTCGGTTGGCAGTCAAACTAAAAGGAGTTCGATACCGTCTGAAGTGGGTTCAATAGATACTGCTACTGATTCTAATCCAGCTATAAATTCAAATGCTGTTGAGGAATCGAGGAAAAGGCATGCTATGGAGAAGGATTATTTTACAAGAATTAACATTACtcaagaaagagagagaataaaTTCAAAGGGAATGCATGAGAGTTCAAAAAGATTCATTGATGGTGAAGAGTATGGCTACCAGAATAATCGAGTGCAGTACCAGCACAATTACCTTAATATTTCTAACATGGGTCTTAACAACAAACTTGAGAGTTCTCGATTCAGTGATAATTTGATTGATCCTGAGGACTATAGTTTCAAAATGAAACATAGGGAGACTAAAACTTCCTTTGTAGAAGAGCGTGGATTTGAGGAAAATAATGGAGCTTATAGGTCCTCTCATATAACCAATAGTGAAAGAGAACTTTACAGATCCCATTTTAGAGAAGAGGAAGCAAGTAAAAAGGAAAGTTCCCATTTAATTGATCAACCATTTGGAGAAGAGAATGAGGTtgcttcatcatcatcttcaatGATATATGACGATGCAATGTTCAATAAATGTCTTATGGAAGCTAATGATCTTCTGAAACAAGCCAAGGATTTGATGAAATATAGACGTGATGAGGAGCATGTAGAGGTCATATTGTGTCAGTCTGCTAGTTTGTTGGCAAAAGCTACTACTATGAAGCCCATGAGTTTGTTGGCAGTTGGCCAGTTGGGAAATACTTATCTTCTTCATGGAGAATTAAAGTTAAGGATTAGTCGCGAGTTAAGAAGACTTCTAGCAGGAAAAGAGCCCGTATCTATTGGGAAATGGTTCGAAATGGTGGAGGGACTAGATGATTCTATTACCAGAAGAGATAAACTAACGTCCATTCTCATTAGTGTGtgtgaagagtgtgaagaactCCTTGTGATGGCAGGTAGAAGGTATCGAATGGCATTATCCATTGACCGGAATGATGTTCGTGCGCTATATAACTGGGGTCTTGCCCTCTCCTTTCGTGCACAGTTGATTGCAGACGTTGGACCG GAAGCTGCTTTTGATGCTGATAAGGTCTTTTTAGCTGCCATCGATAAGTTTGATGCAATGATGTCAAGAGGCAATGTTTATGCACCCGAAG CTCTGTTCAGATGGGGTATGACATTGCAGCAACGATCTCAGTTAAGGCCTAACAATAGCAAAGAGAAGGCAAAGTTGCTGCTGCAGGCGAAACGACTCTACGAAGACTCACTGAACATGAACTCCGACAATGTTAAAGTAAGAGAAGCCTTAATGTCCTGCATATCTGAGCTCCAGTTCGGGCAGTATTAA
- the LOC120073268 gene encoding CBS domain-containing protein CBSX5-like, which produces MAVRLLDHHLSDICLGKPALSSISLSATLADALSALNKLGETFISVWNCPHFSKSASHGDCRCIGKISVLDVILFLCKEENLSQPAVALQSFVSVLIPQVPVLVRHLEPHASLVEAIDLLLEGAQNLVVPIQTRTSVKSREKVLEEAATVDCPLYNDHGYCWLTQEDIIRYLFNSITLFSPTSITPINSLNAVDTANILAVHYDDPALSALPLLSQAIIHQSSVAIVDSDGKLIGEISPLTLNSCHETITAAIVTLSAGELMAYMDCGDPPEDLVQLIKDRLEERNLGALLEWVEEESAMSSCSSFYSSSSDDDSGFSWGRSGKLWKCSTRQVRSSEAAVCSPRSSLVAVMIQALARRVPYMWVIEEDGNLVGIITFASMLKVFRERLKSMC; this is translated from the exons ATGGCAGTGAGGTTGTTGGATCATCACCTCTCTGACATATGCCTTGGAAAGCCTGCGTTAAGCTCCATTTCTCTTTCCGCCACACTCGCCGACGCTCTCTCTGCACTCAACAAGCTCGGTGAAACCTTCATCAGCGTCTGGAATTGCCCCCATTTCTCCAAATCCGCCTCCCACGGCGACTGCCGATGTATCGGCAAGATTTCCGTTCTTGATGTTATCTTGTTCCTATGTAAGGAAGAGAACCTCTCCCAACCTGCCGTCGCGCTTCAATCTTTTGTTTCGGTTCTCATTCCACAGGTTCCAGTTCTCGTTAGACATTTAGAGCCTCATGCTAG TTTGGTGGAAGCCATAGATCTCCTCCTTGAAGGTGCGCAAAATCTCGTTGTCCCAATTCAAACTAGAACCTCTGTAAAATCCAGAGAGAAGGTTCTCGAGGAAGCTGCTACCGTCGACTGTCCGCTTTACAATGACCATGGATATTGCTGGCTCACCCAAGAGGACATAATACGTTACCTCTTCAACTCTATTACGCTTTTCAGTCCCACCTCCATCACTCCCATTAATTCCCTCAACGCCGTCGACACAGCCAACATCCTTGCTGTACACTACGACGACCCTGCACTTTCTGCCCTGCCCCTCCTTTCTCAAGCCATCATCCACCAATCCTCCGTTGCAATTGTTGACTCAGATGGGAAGTTGATCGGAGAAATCTCACCCCTCACATTGAATTCTTGCCATGAAACCATAACGGCTGCGATTGTAACACTCTCGGCAGGTGAACTAATGGCGTATATGGACTGTGGTGACCCGCCAGAGGATTTGGTTCAGTTGATCAAAGACAGATTGGAAGAGAGAAACTTAGGGGCACTATTGGAGTGGGTAGAAGAAGAGTCAGCAATGTCATCATGTTCTTCATTTTACTCATCTTCTTCAGATGATGATTCTGGCTTTAGCTGGGGAAGGAGTGGAAAGTTATGGAAGTGTTCAACCAGGCAAGTGAGGAGCTCAGAGGCTGCTGTGTGCAGTCCCCGGAGTTCATTGGTGGCAGTGATGATTCAAGCTCTTGCTCGTCGTGTTCCATATATGTGGGTGATCGAAGAAGATGGAAACTTGGTTGGCATTATCACGTTTGCATCGATGTTGAAGGTTTTCCGAGAGCGTTTGAAATCAATGTGTTAA